In Phaeobacter piscinae, one genomic interval encodes:
- a CDS encoding PLP-dependent aminotransferase family protein has protein sequence MAISVDTFFLNPDAQGTLQAQIQEMIAEGILSGRLRVGEKLPSSRKLAAHLGISRITVTLAYTELLANDYLISKGRSGYYVSENAPVPPSYAPSQKSADTVNWASAIVGNYCGGDTPRKPQDWRDYRYPFIYGQADASLFDHANWRLCALRALGQKDFAALTNDYFDQDDPLLVEYIARHTLPRRGISARPEEILITLGAQNALWLVAQLLLGPGRKAALEDPTYYTLRDQLVYRGCEIDCLPVDHDGLPPDTIRDDTDVIFTTPSHQSPTTATMPMARRKQLLDRARDIDAVIVEDDYEFEMSFLGAPSPALKSLDADGRVVYVGSFSKSLFPGLRLGYLVGSEPFIRQARALRANVLRHPPGHVQRTVAYFLSLGHYDAQIRRMAKVLHDRRCVIEEAVTHHGLSVAGVGVYGGSSLWMCADAGVDTAAVAQSLKATSVLIEPGAPFFAAEHRKQNYYRLGYSSIPSNRIEPGLALLAEALRPSCAKAG, from the coding sequence ATGGCCATCTCTGTCGACACCTTCTTTCTGAACCCCGATGCGCAAGGCACCCTGCAGGCGCAGATCCAGGAAATGATTGCCGAGGGCATTCTCTCCGGCCGCTTGCGGGTGGGCGAGAAACTGCCCTCCTCGCGCAAGCTGGCCGCACATCTGGGCATCAGCCGCATCACCGTAACGCTCGCCTATACCGAGCTTCTGGCCAATGATTACCTGATCTCCAAGGGACGGTCTGGGTATTATGTTTCCGAAAACGCCCCGGTGCCGCCCAGCTACGCGCCTTCGCAGAAATCTGCGGACACGGTGAACTGGGCCTCGGCCATCGTCGGCAACTACTGCGGCGGCGACACCCCCCGCAAACCACAGGACTGGCGCGATTATCGCTACCCGTTCATCTACGGGCAGGCGGATGCCTCGCTGTTTGACCACGCCAACTGGCGGCTCTGTGCCCTGCGCGCCTTGGGGCAAAAGGATTTTGCCGCGCTCACCAATGATTACTTCGATCAGGACGATCCGCTTCTGGTGGAATATATCGCCCGCCACACCCTGCCCCGCCGCGGTATTTCTGCCCGGCCAGAGGAAATCCTGATCACCCTTGGGGCGCAAAACGCACTCTGGCTGGTGGCGCAGCTGCTCTTGGGGCCGGGCCGCAAGGCCGCGCTGGAGGATCCGACCTATTATACCCTGCGCGATCAGTTGGTTTATCGCGGCTGCGAGATCGACTGCCTGCCGGTGGATCATGACGGGTTGCCACCCGACACCATCCGAGATGACACCGATGTCATTTTCACCACCCCCAGCCACCAAAGCCCGACCACAGCCACCATGCCGATGGCGCGTCGCAAACAGCTGCTGGACCGCGCCCGCGATATTGATGCGGTGATTGTTGAAGATGACTATGAATTCGAGATGTCCTTCCTCGGCGCGCCCTCACCGGCGCTGAAGTCGCTCGATGCGGATGGCCGGGTGGTCTATGTCGGCAGCTTCTCCAAATCGCTCTTCCCCGGCCTGCGCCTTGGCTATCTGGTGGGTTCCGAACCCTTCATCCGGCAGGCCCGCGCCCTGCGCGCCAATGTGCTGCGCCATCCGCCCGGCCATGTGCAACGCACCGTGGCTTATTTCCTGTCGCTGGGCCACTACGATGCCCAGATCCGCCGCATGGCCAAGGTTCTGCATGATCGCCGCTGTGTGATCGAAGAGGCTGTGACCCATCATGGGCTTAGCGTGGCAGGCGTCGGCGTCTACGGCGGCTCCTCCCTATGGATGTGCGCCGACGCGGGCGTGGATACCGCAGCGGTCGCCCAATCGCTGAAGGCAACGAGCGTCCTGATCGAACCCGGCGCGCCCTTTTTCGCCGCAGAACACCGCAAGCAAAACTACTACCGGCTTGGCTATTCTTCGATCCCCTCCAACCGGATTGAACCGGGCCTTGCCCTGCTTGCCGAGGCTCTGCGCCCGAGCTGTGCAAAGGCTGGTTAG